In the Plasmodium gaboni strain SY75 chromosome 13, whole genome shotgun sequence genome, attataagtaattaataaaaaaaaacaaaaaatcAATTATATTTACCCATCTAAAtctttaataaatatacggaaaaaaaatttttttaaatatataagcatttatataatatgtttaaaagaataaaaaaaaaaaaagaattatttttattgtatattttattttgacattttatatacatgatacgaaaaaatatggaaaaaaataaaaagaatcCACTGTCTTCttgaatataaatattttgatcTGAAATGTTAGTAATCTCTTCCTTGGTGTATAActtcatattaataattcccttgttatttatttatttttttttttttaccttttaatatattacttCATATATCATACAATAATAGTTGTGCTTTGATTTGGACTAGAAAAAACAACAGTTGAAAGATTCATTTGTGATGGTGAACTAAAAACTGTTCTTGTTGCTACGATGGGAACCACAAATACATATTGTGGAGGAGAGACAGATATTGATTCACCTGTCTTATATAAGGGCATTGAATTtggaatatataatatagaCATCTTGcaaaaaacaaacaaagaaaaatataagaaaaaaggTGAATAAAGGTGtatgttatataatcaaatgttctacaaaataaaataaaatagcATTCAAGTAATTGAAAAATCAAATgtcttaaaaaaaatatctcaagtatataaacatatatttcttttattattttatatataaaaagtaataaaagaaaaaaactAGTTatggaaatataaaaaatatatatatttaattttattttttttattttaaataaacatggaaaataaaaaaaaaatatttatccttttaaaattatattcttaataatttttttaaatagCCATCAATTTTTAGATATAATTActaataaaatatatatatatatatatggagACAGTTATAAATTAATGAATCGCCATGAATGTAGCTATTTATGTATtcttaatatttaaaaaataaaataattatatagaaaggacgaattattttttttacaaaggtaattttttttttttttttttagcTAAATTTCAAATTGTAATTGaactttttattttcaaataGCTGTCTAGCTTTTTTTTcatgtttttttttttttgttttttttttttttattttaacatTGCTATATGATTAAtgtttaatattattttatcttataaaaaattgCAGTTCACGTGACATTTAAAttcaatatttatatatgttacaatattcatatttttaaaaaaacattGAATCACTGATATTGTTcttaaaatttaaattgttatatataaaaagtataatACTAATgtatgaaataaaaatcataaaatattatgtagGTATAACCTCTTGTATAAAAGcaaatatacatatatttttttttattatttaattttattttggatatcttatatatacataaaaatatattatgtatataacatgaattatgtttttcttatatatatatatatatatatatatatatataataaataagaataCCATAAAATTTTAGTGTAGACAAAAAGTGAAATAAATATGCATAAGTTCTTTAAGGATTTTATTACATCaattttattacatatataatatatatatatataaattataaccaaaaaaaaaaaaattttaaccaaaaaaaattcttaataattatttattaattgaAAAAACAAAGGTACTCAAATATgtatgataataaattcaataaataaatggaattaaatattatatatacattatagacataatgtattatatttagAATGAACgtatttaaaaaagaaacattaaaagaaaaaaaaaaaaaaatagtaaacttttaaaaattctacataaatattacaaatatagatataaatagtttgatttaaatataagatattaaaataaaattaagAATTGATTTATAAGTAAATTCATCTTGTGTATATATGATCTCTCTTTTGTTCTCAATAATCCCATATGTAGaaagaaatttttttctttatatgattattaaCTATTTCAGAAATCAATATCTCgttgaatatatataaaatacgtaaaataatattcattttatttttatttcattctattatcttctttattgaaaaattatattattacagTAACTGGTGAACTATAGGCGTAACTAAGACATAATTGTTGTGTAGGAACCAcatgtatatttttaactACAGGGATATTATTTGGAAAGGTGTATACAACTGTTTGTGGTACAACTCTATATGTCGTTGTATAAACGACAGGGGCTTGTTGTAATGTAATTACTGGAGCTATTATCGTTTCCATTCTTTCCTGATATAAAAGAagtatttataaataaatattaatgcatacatattttaatattgacatttattaatatatgtaattttttttcacattcatatattcctttttcttacctaaaaataaaatatatataataaagaatcGTATTTCTTAAATCTTTAATTTAAAAGTCAATAATTCCTGTAAgttgaaaaaatatataaaattttataagacacaaaaaaattattattattgaaaatagaaaaattttataataatataattattattatttatataattcaaaaaatgtaaaaaaaataataaaaagaaatattatatattataacattgcaatttttttaatttttttatggTGTTTTTTTGAAGAAgcatataatatttgaatgaaaaatttataaatatatatttataaattcaAGATACATATgtagataatatatatatgtgtattttatataaatacatcttctatttttaacaaacctggtttttttttttttttttttttttttttaaatataacTATGGTTTTAATTAATGTTTTAATTTGAATAAAGTAATTTATGATCTTAAAATGAATAGTAaacttataaaaaaaaaaaagaaatgtgcaagtttttatacataaaaaaatatataaaataaatatatatatatatataagtaatattatatataaatatttaaagtATAAAAGAGTTTGTCTTTGTTCTtgaattaaaatttttttttatttaagtaaataattttatcttttttataaaattatataatttatagggtattttgttttatttaattttatttttttttgttttttttttttattttgttttatttattattattattatatttttttttaattttttatggTTATGTTTGCATGCATATAAACCTTGTTAACATTTAGCTAGAAAAATAGCTGTTGATTTTTCAAAATGAGtacaaaattattaaagACACTTgtaaattaaattaaacAAGAAAAACAGGATTATAAATGAGAAAgcatatttataaaaccatgattttttttttcattctttctgctttttttttttttttttttttttttttccccattcatttaattaatttttatatcttatGTGTTATATAGAATACTATATATCAAGTACATATATGTTACATAATGAAATTAAGTAAATTTATTAGTtctctatatatatatttaaaacaCATAATATACTATAGTTACATTTcatatatgaaaaataaatatgaaaatatatatatgtactgtgcttttaaaataattacagtttaaaaaaaatataatatatagaattaaataaatgaatatataatatgaataaaaaattaataaaatataatataatgttCAACTCTTACACATTTGAGCTTActcatacatatataaattaaaattatgtataaaatttattgcattgatatttttagaggagtatatataatgatatattaaatattttcttccTTATATTAAGAgtaatttaaaaaatacaaaaagagtataacatattaattaagaatatattaaataaataattttataagagttttttttttttattctatttattttattggTATAGTATAATCCTATaaatggatatatatatatcttatcTAATAAGTCGTATTTAACTATAgcaatatattatacatgtttccatatatttcattttaaacaaaattacaacaaaataacgatattttcataaaattttggttattcatttattttttaagaaaatatattatttcgcacaattatatttttataattcttttaaattttccattatatatatatttgcATACACGTATGTGTAGCAATAATTAAAGGTTATTTTTTCTCTATTTAAAAactaataaaaataaaatatatttttcctaaattagtatatatatatatatatatatatatatataaggatatattaattttaacttttataaaataaaatattttttgtcATACACCTAACAAAAGCATTACAACATTTTGGaatacaataaaaaattatatatatagagaATAAAGTGAAAACGtggaaatatatacaaattattttccattgtttctttcctttttttttttttttttttttttttttttccttgtagaaatattaaattatttattttattttttttataatacatattaaaaaaataagaagaattaatatttttatacacttgtatatatatattcatatatatgtatacgTCAACTGGATGTAAATTAAgactttttatatatttaacatggaaaaaataagtatatacttaaaaaatgaaaaaaaaatatatacatataatatttcattatacaatattttttatacacacatatatatatatatattttttaaaaaagaataaaataaaattaataaaaaatttgtattgtatttgataaatatgtaaattttttttttttcatgttttccatattttcttatattcattttgcacaaatataataaatataataaattttatttgagatgtaaaattatattaaaatatatatatatatatatatatatatatatatatatatatatatatatgttgaCAAATGTTTTTGCTTATATGGTATTTTTcaatatgatataaaatattaattcaAATGTAAATGtgttttaaaattaaatttgaaaaaagtatataattaaaatgtttataaattaaaagcatacaaataaataaatatatatatatttatttttatatatttttttaatttaaattaaatttaaaaattttttttttttttttttgaaaatgaaaaatatttttcagAAATACTTACAAAGGAGTAGCACAAAGTTATTTAACAGAacaaatttattaaatttaaataagAAATGTAATTTTTCTGGATACAAAATTTACAGTGACGGGTTAGTTCACTCAGAATTTTCTACCGAATTAAAAACTGTAAATGAAGTTATAAAAATGCCTATTTATAGAATATTGGATACAAATGGAAATTTATTAGACGGTCATGAAGCGCCATTTAAAGATGAAGAAGTATTAAAAGTTTACAAAGATATGGTTGAATTTTCTATATGGgatgaaatattttatggAATACAAAGACAAGGTAGaatatcattttatatagTTAATGAGGGAGAAGAAGGTTTACAATTTGGTATGGGTAAAGCATTAAGTGTCGATGATCATTTATATTGTCAATATAGAGAAACAGGTGTTTTATTATCAAGAGGTTTTACTTACACtgatatattaaatcaATTATTCGGTACAAAATATGATGAAGGTAAAGGTAGACAAATGTGCATATGCTATACTAAAAAAgatttaaatattcatacTATTACTACACCATTAGGATCTCAATTATCTCATGCTGCTGGTTGTGGATATGCATTAAAACtaaaaaatcaaaaagCTGTTGCTGTTACTTATTGTGGTGATGGTTCTTCATCAGAAGGAGATTTTTATGCTGCTCTAAATTTTGCTTCTGTAAGACAATCACAAACCATGTTTGTATGCAAAAACAACTTGTATGCTATATCCACATCTATTAAAGATCAATATAGAGGTGATGGTATTGCACCAAGAGCATTAGCACTAGGAATAGAATCTATAAGAGTTGATGGAAATGATTTATTCGCGAGTTATCTAGCTACCAAAAAATTAAGAGAAATTTGTATTCAAGAATCCAAACCAGTTTTTATTGAATTCATGTCTTACAGATATGGTCATCATAGTACTTCTGATGATTCTAGTTTGTATAGACcaaaagaagaaaatgaagCATGGAGACAAGAAGGAGTACACCCAATTAGTAGAATCTTTTTATATCTAAAGAATAAAAACTTATATAGTGAAAAAGAAGATCAAGAACACCGAAAAAGTGTCAAAGAAAAAgtattaaaagaattaaaaaaatatgaaagtgttaaaa is a window encoding:
- a CDS encoding hypothetical protein (conserved Plasmodium protein, unknown function), with the translated sequence METIIAPVITLQQAPVVYTTTYRVVPQTVVYTFPNNIPVVKNIHVVPTQQLCLSYAYSSPVTVII
- a CDS encoding putative 2-oxoisovalerate dehydrogenase subunit alpha, mitochondrial → MKNIFQKYLQRSSTKLFNRTNLLNLNKKCNFSGYKIYSDGLVHSEFSTELKTVNEVIKMPIYRILDTNGNLLDGHEAPFKDEEVLKVYKDMVEFSIWDEIFYGIQRQGRISFYIVNEGEEGLQFGMGKALSVDDHLYCQYRETGVLLSRGFTYTDILNQLFGTKYDEGKGRQMCICYTKKDLNIHTITTPLGSQLSHAAGCGYALKLKNQKAVAVTYCGDGSSSEGDFYAALNFASVRQSQTMFVCKNNLYAISTSIKDQYRGDGIAPRALALGIESIRVDGNDLFASYLATKKLREICIQESKPVFIEFMSYRYGHHSTSDDSSLYRPKEENEAWRQEGVHPISRIFLYLKNKNLYSEKEDQEHRKSVKEKVLKELKKYESVKRYNIVGGLFEDVYHEEDWNLKEQRENFEQFFKENKHNYDTTKFEA